The following is a genomic window from Bacteroidales bacterium.
CAAAATCGCCCGCAGCTACAGTGTACCAGATCCCGCGATGTGACTCCATAGCAGGCAATACTTCCGGAACAAGAGCTTTTCCATTCATGTTTTTAAGCAATACTATTGAATTCCATTCCCGCGAAACAAGAAGATCTTCCCATCCATCATTATTGTAGTCTGTCCAAACAGCATCAGTAACCATCCCAAGGTTCAGCCTGGATGCAGAATCGACTGAAAGAGCCCCCCTGTCATTCTTTATAATCCATGAATGCGTGGCATAGGGAAACATCCCCCTTTTAATCCTTGAACCAACAAACAGATCTATATCGCCATCATTATCATAATCAAAAGGCCGTACTACGGATGCGGAAAATGGAGGAATGGGAAGTTGGGTTCTTTTAAAGGTCCCATTATTATTGAGATACAAATAGTGAACATATTCGCTTTCTGATTTATTCTCATACCCGCCAGCAAGCGCAACAACGTCATTATCTCCATCAAGATCGATATCAAACACTGCAAGATCAGCTTCAGTGAACTCCTTTTTATTTGTCAATCCTTCAAACTGCTTCATTTCAAATCCCCGTTTACTCCTGATCATAACAGTAGTCGGCATCGTATTTGTGGCACCGATTATCAGGTCTTCCCTGCCGTCGTTATCAATATCACCTTTCGCCATTCGGGGACCAATCTGGGAAAACTTATGCGGAATTATTTTTTGATTAAGTATAAAATCAACATAATCAGCCTGTTGATGTGTGTATTCAAGCAAATTATCTTCAGCAATAAACAGAGAAGCAGCTTCCGGCTGTTTTTTAGGAATTTTTTGAGCGTCTTCTCCTGTGGCTTCATCTATTTCTAATATTTGATTTGCTGTTATATTTTTCACAACAGATATCTTACCAGTTCCCGGCCATACTACCCTTATTGAATCCACATAAGTACTCTCTGAAAGACCAAAATGAATAACCGGATCTATTGATGATGCATAACCTCTTGTTAGAAAGTGCTCTGCATACTGAAACTTACCACCTACCCATAATTCAACCTTTGAACCGATTGCCATTGTATTGCCTTTCCTTCCAATCAGCTTTATTTTCAGAAAATTAGAGTGTTTCTTATTTTTCTCAACTGTAGTATTTTTTAAAATGAAAGCTTCATCATTCAGATTATTAACAACATAATCAAGGTCACCATCATTATCAAGATCTGAAAAAGAAGCCCCGTAAGAATAGGATGGTTTAGATGGTAACCAGTCAGTTTTTTTTACAAAACCTGAATCACCCAGATTTTCAAAGGCAACATTTGGTATTTTAATCGCGGGAGCCATATCCATAAGCAACTGATCAGTAGCAAGAGATCCCTGTGCCTCTACTTTTATCCTTGTCCAGTCTTTATCGGTAAGATCTCTGGGAAAACCATTGGATACAATCAGATCTTTGTCGCCGTCATTATCGTAATCAGCAAATAATGGCGACCAGCTCCAGTCGGTCTGGTAGATTCCCATCATCTGGCCTGTTTCACTGAATGGAAGCATTTCGCCATTAAGAAACCCGTTATGTACGTGCAGCATATTCCTCAGGAACTGATGTTCAAATCCAAATTTTTCATCATTTACATAGAACATGTAGCTGAAGCCATTTATTGTCTGCTTTTTCTTATAGTAAGCTTCAGGCATCATATCGAGTGTAAATATATCGAGGTTCCCATCGTTATTGATATCAGCCATATCGTCGCCCATTGATGACTTAGACTGGTATGACATATATTTACTGATCTCATTTCTGAAAGTGCCGTTTTTCTGGTTTACATAGAACAAGTCGTTTGATATAAAATCGTTTGAGACATAGATATCAGGGTAACCGTCTTTATTTACATCACCTATTGCCAGTCCAAGCCCAAATCCTTCAATTACTATTCCTGCCTGTAT
Proteins encoded in this region:
- a CDS encoding VCBS repeat-containing protein, producing MRYPFILLLTAFLFSCSKSPRFELLDSGYTGIEFNNSITESDSFNVMKYEYIYNGAGTGIGDLNNDGLQDIVFAGNQVSPRVYLNEGNLKFRDITGNLEGLSNNQWYSSITIVDINSDGLLDIYMTSTANPDPAKRKNRLWVNMGLKDGKEPHFTEMAEKYGIANQDQSVNAAFFDYDLDGYLDLYILNNTVSERMNTAYRPKMVDGSAINNDKLYHNNGDGTFTDVTIQAGIVIEGFGLGLAIGDVNKDGYPDIYVSNDFISNDLFYVNQKNGTFRNEISKYMSYQSKSSMGDDMADINNDGNLDIFTLDMMPEAYYKKKQTINGFSYMFYVNDEKFGFEHQFLRNMLHVHNGFLNGEMLPFSETGQMMGIYQTDWSWSPLFADYDNDGDKDLIVSNGFPRDLTDKDWTRIKVEAQGSLATDQLLMDMAPAIKIPNVAFENLGDSGFVKKTDWLPSKPSYSYGASFSDLDNDGDLDYVVNNLNDEAFILKNTTVEKNKKHSNFLKIKLIGRKGNTMAIGSKVELWVGGKFQYAEHFLTRGYASSIDPVIHFGLSESTYVDSIRVVWPGTGKISVVKNITANQILEIDEATGEDAQKIPKKQPEAASLFIAEDNLLEYTHQQADYVDFILNQKIIPHKFSQIGPRMAKGDIDNDGREDLIIGATNTMPTTVMIRSKRGFEMKQFEGLTNKKEFTEADLAVFDIDLDGDNDVVALAGGYENKSESEYVHYLYLNNNGTFKRTQLPIPPFSASVVRPFDYDNDGDIDLFVGSRIKRGMFPYATHSWIIKNDRGALSVDSASRLNLGMVTDAVWTDYNNDGWEDLLVSREWNSIVLLKNMNGKALVPEVLPAMESHRGIWYTVAAGDFDQDGDDDYIAGNLGNNHRFTVNSSYPMNLYAIDLDMDGTIDPVMTGYWNDKNGEMKEYPVNYLDELWAQSSYFLNMHREYTAFSYADKNSILNANMMQRLEFSLDINTSSSYIIWNDQNSFRWEKLPVSVQVSPLKKILVEDINGDNWPDLILGGNDYSYDLATGYFDSNKGLVLLNKGKKQENGISCFNVLPASESGLLLQGMVESLLYFKGDTSLVVAGFNRANAKVFELNK